A stretch of the Tardiphaga sp. 709 genome encodes the following:
- a CDS encoding aminoglycoside phosphotransferase — MTAISPLPVADAGHLTAALRKSGVLGNGRVRDVIVERSFNTVLSRIDRLRLSYDGGDTDAPGSIILKTVVPERAATFWHAGRNEVAFYNTVGSAMSEHLVPRCYEAVSDAGTKAWHLLLEDLTESHFVATTWPQPPTFAQCEQIVRSRARFHAAWWNDARLGVTIGTWQESTELDQQVQTLTRQLEKFTERQGDRLSPERRELYARLLDAAPRLQARHRSHSNMTIVQGDSHVWNIFLPKDENGHEALQFDWDSWRVDTASDDLAYMMAMHWYPDMRRRFERPLLDHYHAELVARGVRDYDRQALNDDYRLSVLWQITTPAWQEANNIPPVIWWNNLERIMLAVDDLDCRELLD; from the coding sequence ATGACAGCAATCTCACCGCTACCAGTGGCGGATGCCGGACATCTCACCGCCGCGCTTCGCAAGTCCGGCGTGCTCGGCAACGGTCGCGTCCGCGATGTCATCGTGGAGCGCTCGTTCAACACGGTGCTGTCCAGGATCGACCGGCTGCGCCTGAGCTACGATGGCGGCGACACCGATGCACCGGGCTCCATCATTCTCAAGACCGTCGTCCCCGAACGCGCGGCGACGTTCTGGCATGCCGGCCGCAACGAAGTTGCATTCTACAACACCGTTGGTTCGGCCATGTCCGAGCATCTTGTGCCGCGTTGCTACGAGGCGGTCAGCGATGCCGGCACCAAGGCGTGGCATTTGCTGCTCGAAGACCTCACTGAGTCTCACTTTGTCGCCACCACCTGGCCGCAGCCACCGACATTCGCACAATGCGAGCAGATCGTTCGGTCTCGGGCACGCTTTCATGCGGCGTGGTGGAATGATGCGCGCCTCGGCGTCACAATCGGAACATGGCAGGAGTCCACCGAGCTGGATCAGCAGGTGCAGACGCTCACGCGCCAGTTGGAAAAATTCACCGAGCGCCAGGGCGATCGCCTGTCACCCGAACGGCGCGAGCTCTACGCACGGCTGCTCGACGCGGCGCCGCGCCTGCAGGCGCGCCACCGCTCCCACTCCAACATGACGATCGTCCAGGGCGACTCCCATGTCTGGAACATCTTTCTGCCGAAAGATGAGAACGGCCATGAAGCGCTGCAATTCGATTGGGATAGCTGGCGCGTCGACACGGCATCGGACGATCTCGCCTATATGATGGCGATGCACTGGTATCCCGACATGCGGCGGCGCTTTGAGCGACCTTTGCTCGACCACTACCACGCCGAACTGGTGGCGCGGGGCGTGCGCGACTACGACCGGCAAGCGCTGAATGACGACTACCGCCTGTCCGTGTTGTGGCAGATCACCACCCCGGCATGGCAGGAGGCCAATAACATCCCGCCGGTGATCTGGTGGAACAACCTTGAACGTATCATGCTGGCGGTCGACGATCTCGATTGCCGCGAGCTGCTCGACTGA
- the pcaG gene encoding protocatechuate 3,4-dioxygenase subunit alpha — protein sequence MPGITPSQTVGPFYAYGLTPNGKYAWNDAFTSNLLTPDVTGDKIRIEGVIYDGDGKVVPDAVLEIWQADAQGRFADPQDTRGLPNSSFKGFGRSGTTDAGEYSFDTVKPGSVPGHDGKPQAPHIVMAVFGRGMTMQSMTRIYFEDEAATADDAVMNLVPADRRATIIAKKTAPGVYRFDIHLQGANETVFFDV from the coding sequence ATGCCCGGAATTACCCCGTCGCAGACCGTCGGTCCGTTCTATGCCTACGGCCTGACGCCGAACGGCAAATACGCCTGGAACGACGCCTTCACCAGCAACCTGCTAACGCCCGACGTCACCGGCGACAAGATCCGCATCGAAGGCGTGATCTATGACGGCGACGGCAAGGTGGTGCCCGACGCCGTGCTGGAAATCTGGCAGGCCGACGCGCAGGGCCGCTTCGCCGATCCGCAGGACACCCGCGGGCTGCCGAATTCGAGCTTCAAGGGTTTCGGCCGCTCCGGCACCACCGATGCCGGCGAATATTCGTTCGACACCGTCAAACCCGGCAGCGTGCCCGGCCATGACGGCAAGCCGCAGGCGCCGCATATCGTGATGGCCGTGTTTGGCCGCGGCATGACCATGCAGTCGATGACGCGTATCTATTTCGAGGACGAAGCCGCGACGGCTGATGATGCGGTGATGAACCTCGTCCCGGCCGACCGCCGCGCGACGATCATCGCGAAGAAGACGGCGCCTGGCGTGTATCGGTTTGATATCCACCTGCAAGGCGCCAACGAGACGGTGTTCTTCGACGTGTGA
- the pcaH gene encoding protocatechuate 3,4-dioxygenase subunit beta — protein sequence MTLIYPVESNAAHAPRLSPGYKSTIKRAPQKQRILMPHTLSETTGPVYGHETVRPGDHDLTTMHAGEPLGERIIVHGTVMDEDGRGVPNTLVELWQANACGRYVHVWDQHPAPLDPNFTGAGRTVTDAAGNYKFVTIKPGAYPWGNHHNAWRPAHIHFSVFGHSFVSRLVTQMYFPNDPLFPFDPIFNSVTDEKARLRMVSDFDLDVTEPGWALAYRFNIVLRGRNATPTENH from the coding sequence ATGACGCTAATCTATCCCGTCGAGAGCAATGCGGCGCACGCGCCGCGCCTCTCACCCGGCTACAAGAGCACCATCAAGCGTGCCCCGCAGAAGCAGCGCATCCTGATGCCGCACACGCTGTCGGAAACGACAGGACCGGTCTATGGCCACGAGACCGTGCGCCCCGGCGATCATGACCTTACCACCATGCATGCCGGCGAGCCGCTCGGCGAACGCATCATCGTCCACGGCACCGTGATGGACGAGGACGGCCGCGGCGTGCCGAACACGCTGGTCGAACTGTGGCAGGCCAATGCCTGCGGCCGCTATGTGCATGTCTGGGACCAGCATCCCGCGCCGCTCGATCCGAATTTCACCGGCGCCGGCCGCACCGTCACCGACGCCGCGGGCAACTACAAGTTCGTCACCATCAAGCCCGGCGCCTATCCGTGGGGCAATCACCATAATGCCTGGCGCCCTGCGCACATCCACTTCTCGGTGTTCGGCCATTCCTTCGTCTCGCGCCTCGTGACGCAGATGTATTTCCCGAACGATCCCTTGTTCCCGTTCGATCCGATCTTCAACTCGGTCACTGACGAAAAGGCACGCCTGCGCATGGTGTCGGATTTCGACCTCGACGTCACCGAGCCCGGCTGGGCGCTGGCCTACCGCTTCAACATCGTTTTGCGCGGCCGCAACGCGACCCCGACGGAGAATCACTGA
- the pcaF gene encoding 3-oxoadipyl-CoA thiolase has protein sequence MSDVFICDAVRTPIGRFGGSLAKVRADDLAAAPIKALMDRNPGVDWAAVEEVYFGCANQAGEDNRNVARMAALLAGLPDSVPGATLNRLCASGLDAVGAGARAIRAGEIDFAIAGGVESMTRAPFVQGKATEAFSRSAEIFDTTIGWRFINPLMKEKYGVDAMPETGENVAQDFQISRADQDAFAIRSQQNAGKAIAAGYFAEEIIPVMVPGGKAGPIAVDKDEHPRPETTLEGLAKLRPIVRKDGTVTAGNASGVNDGACAMILASGAAVEKHGLKARARILGLASGGVAPRIMGIGPVPATKKLMERLGLKISDFDLIELNEAFASQGIAVLRQLGVKEDADFVNPHGGAIALGHPLGMSGARLAMTAVHGMEKRGGKLALATMCVGVGQGVAMAIEKLN, from the coding sequence ATGAGCGATGTCTTCATTTGCGACGCCGTCCGCACCCCCATCGGCCGTTTCGGCGGCTCCCTTGCCAAAGTTCGCGCCGACGACCTCGCCGCCGCCCCCATTAAAGCCCTGATGGACCGCAATCCCGGCGTGGATTGGGCTGCCGTCGAGGAAGTCTATTTCGGCTGCGCCAACCAGGCCGGTGAAGACAACCGCAACGTCGCCCGCATGGCGGCGCTGCTGGCCGGTCTCCCCGATTCCGTTCCCGGCGCCACGCTGAACCGCCTTTGCGCCTCCGGTCTCGATGCCGTTGGCGCCGGCGCCCGCGCCATCCGCGCCGGTGAAATCGATTTTGCCATTGCCGGCGGCGTCGAATCCATGACCCGGGCGCCGTTCGTGCAGGGCAAAGCCACCGAAGCGTTTTCGCGCTCGGCGGAAATCTTCGACACCACCATCGGCTGGCGCTTCATCAACCCGCTGATGAAGGAAAAATACGGCGTCGACGCCATGCCGGAGACCGGCGAAAACGTCGCGCAGGATTTCCAGATCTCCCGCGCCGACCAGGACGCCTTCGCCATCCGCTCGCAGCAGAACGCCGGCAAGGCCATTGCAGCGGGTTACTTCGCCGAAGAAATCATCCCGGTGATGGTGCCCGGCGGCAAGGCCGGCCCGATCGCCGTCGACAAGGACGAGCATCCGCGCCCCGAGACCACGCTGGAAGGCCTCGCCAAGCTGCGCCCGATCGTGCGCAAGGACGGCACGGTCACCGCCGGCAACGCCTCGGGCGTCAATGATGGTGCCTGCGCCATGATCCTTGCTTCGGGCGCCGCGGTGGAGAAGCACGGCCTCAAGGCCCGCGCCCGTATTCTCGGCCTCGCCTCGGGCGGCGTCGCGCCGCGCATCATGGGCATTGGCCCGGTGCCGGCGACCAAGAAGCTGATGGAACGCCTTGGTCTGAAGATCAGCGATTTCGACCTGATCGAACTCAACGAGGCCTTCGCCTCGCAGGGCATCGCCGTACTGCGCCAGCTCGGCGTCAAGGAAGACGCTGACTTCGTCAATCCGCATGGCGGCGCGATCGCGCTCGGCCATCCGCTCGGCATGAGCGGCGCCCGCCTCGCGATGACGGCGGTGCACGGCATGGAGAAGCGCGGCGGCAAGCTCGCGCTGGCAACCATGTGCGTCGGCGTCGGTCAGGGCGTCGCCATGGCGATCGAGAAGCTGAACTAA